The following are encoded in a window of Bacillota bacterium genomic DNA:
- a CDS encoding adenylate/guanylate cyclase domain-containing protein produces the protein MASRLKFLAVPLVILLLAVTLTLAGAWERFEHMIYDGWFNLRGVQEPSGQVVIVGIDDESIYELGYPIPRDLHAGLLANLRHAAVVSFDFLSDYPTGAEVDAAFGGAIAEHGRVVLVCASLGVRRDEDGEYYQDLRFPIPELIEGAAGIGFINMPTDFDNVVRRVLVVNPLGDGMYLPGFHLATLMAARGLNPADVRLDNVNRRVLVGEDIAVPIDRHVNVLTNFWGPGGTFETISYVGVLDGRVPAAFFDGKIVLVGPTTPLAQDIYNTPFTRSNIVQRGALPAPGVELHAGAIETYLTESYFHRAGPAVNLSVLVILGLAVAFTTRRLNAVAGTACLLLLVAGSTATVYHIWLQAHYWLNLAGPAILMVLMFTGVTTENFLRAELEKRRTRAVFGRYVSPAVMEEILQNQELMELGGKRRAVSILFSDIRGFTTYSDTHPAEEVVAKLNEYLTRMTAAIFRQGGTLDKYLGDGIMAVFGAPVPYEDHADRAVKAAHEMMEELEKLNAVWEARGEERFKIGIGISAGEVIVGNVGSPERMDYTVIGGDVNLAARLENLTKELGTPMIVSVRVYEQLRDEGLRGQFAEIGRVAVRGIAEPVAVYALMKPA, from the coding sequence GTGGCGTCCAGGTTGAAGTTCCTCGCCGTTCCCCTGGTGATTTTGCTGCTTGCCGTGACGCTCACGCTGGCGGGGGCCTGGGAGCGGTTTGAGCACATGATTTACGACGGCTGGTTCAACCTGCGGGGGGTGCAGGAGCCCAGCGGTCAGGTGGTGATCGTCGGCATCGACGACGAATCCATCTATGAGTTGGGCTACCCGATTCCTCGGGATCTGCACGCCGGTCTTCTGGCCAATCTGCGCCACGCCGCGGTCGTGTCCTTCGACTTTCTGTCCGACTACCCCACCGGCGCGGAGGTCGACGCCGCCTTCGGCGGGGCCATCGCCGAACACGGGCGGGTGGTGCTGGTCTGCGCCAGCTTGGGGGTGCGCCGGGATGAGGACGGCGAGTACTACCAGGACCTGCGCTTTCCGATCCCCGAACTGATCGAGGGCGCGGCGGGGATCGGATTCATCAATATGCCCACCGATTTTGACAACGTGGTGCGCCGGGTGTTGGTGGTCAACCCGCTGGGTGACGGTATGTACCTGCCCGGGTTTCACCTGGCCACGCTGATGGCCGCCCGGGGACTCAACCCCGCCGATGTGCGCCTGGACAACGTCAACCGGCGGGTGCTGGTGGGAGAGGACATCGCCGTCCCCATCGACCGCCACGTGAACGTATTGACCAACTTCTGGGGCCCCGGGGGCACTTTCGAGACAATCAGTTACGTCGGGGTGCTGGACGGCCGGGTGCCGGCCGCGTTCTTCGACGGCAAAATCGTGTTGGTCGGACCCACCACCCCGCTGGCCCAGGACATCTACAACACGCCGTTTACCAGGAGCAACATCGTGCAACGGGGCGCGCTGCCCGCACCAGGGGTGGAATTGCACGCCGGAGCAATTGAGACGTACCTGACGGAGTCGTACTTTCACCGGGCCGGGCCGGCGGTGAACCTCTCCGTGCTGGTCATCCTGGGGCTGGCCGTCGCGTTCACCACCCGCCGCCTGAACGCGGTGGCCGGGACGGCCTGTCTTTTGCTGCTGGTCGCCGGAAGCACCGCCACGGTCTACCATATCTGGCTTCAGGCGCATTACTGGCTGAACCTGGCCGGCCCCGCGATCCTGATGGTGCTGATGTTCACCGGGGTGACCACCGAGAACTTCCTGCGGGCCGAGTTGGAGAAACGCCGCACCCGGGCCGTTTTCGGGCGCTACGTTTCCCCGGCGGTCATGGAGGAGATCTTGCAAAACCAGGAGTTGATGGAACTGGGCGGCAAGCGGCGCGCGGTGAGTATTCTTTTTTCCGACATCCGGGGTTTCACCACTTACAGCGACACGCACCCGGCGGAGGAGGTCGTCGCGAAGCTCAATGAGTACCTGACCCGGATGACGGCGGCCATCTTCCGGCAGGGCGGCACCCTGGACAAATACCTCGGGGACGGGATCATGGCCGTGTTTGGCGCGCCTGTGCCCTACGAGGACCACGCCGACCGGGCGGTGAAAGCGGCGCACGAAATGATGGAGGAACTCGAGAAGCTGAACGCTGTCTGGGAGGCCCGCGGGGAGGAGCGGTTCAAGATCGGGATCGGCATCAGCGCGGGCGAAGTGATCGTCGGCAACGTGGGCAGCCCGGAACGGATGGACTACACGGTGATCGGCGGAGACGTCAACCTTGCGGCGCGATTGGAGAACTTGACCAAGGAACTTGGCACGCCGATGATTGTCAGCGTGCGGGTCTACGAACAACTGCGGGATGAGGGTCTGCGCGGGCAGTTTGCTGAAATCGGGCGGGTGGCGGTGCGCGGCATCGCCGAACCGGTGGCCGTGTACGCCCTGATGAAGCCTGCTTAG
- a CDS encoding stalk domain-containing protein, with amino-acid sequence MSALAVLAVLCPAAPAEAAAPPAVTVMVGQTALRPDPPARMVDGRVLVPLRALGEALGAEVHWERCFSGNEPGWCARVEKGRQTVYLYPERRAAFVEDRLWAGDIQEFAFELEAPAIINQGCMFVPLRFVAGLFGQELSWEAESRTVTLAGIGRGRETGREAVDRWLGAVVTVKAGNTEATGFVVSGGVHRQFQVITCAHVVWNARDITVTTADGRVYGAELRVDYTRQQDKVDLARLLVNSGTDAIHGIPRILIDHSDPVELGGRVYAAFGPAAGTAGAVGAGVVSGIHQAKLDGSSFQVFEITVAAQPGASGSPVFNEAGRVIGVLFAGVLEGGAAHSFAIPSFYL; translated from the coding sequence GTGTCGGCGCTGGCGGTCCTGGCGGTACTGTGCCCGGCCGCGCCGGCCGAGGCGGCGGCCCCGCCGGCGGTGACCGTGATGGTGGGGCAGACGGCACTGCGGCCCGACCCTCCGGCGCGGATGGTAGACGGCCGGGTGCTGGTGCCCTTGCGCGCGCTGGGCGAGGCGTTGGGGGCGGAGGTGCATTGGGAAAGGTGTTTCAGCGGAAATGAACCGGGTTGGTGCGCCCGGGTGGAGAAGGGCCGGCAGACGGTGTACCTTTACCCGGAACGGCGCGCCGCTTTTGTTGAGGACCGGCTGTGGGCCGGGGACATTCAGGAGTTTGCGTTTGAATTGGAGGCCCCCGCCATAATCAACCAGGGGTGCATGTTCGTGCCCCTGCGGTTTGTAGCGGGCCTTTTCGGTCAGGAGCTGTCCTGGGAGGCGGAGTCCCGAACGGTTACGCTGGCGGGGATCGGCCGCGGCCGGGAAACCGGCCGGGAGGCGGTTGACCGGTGGCTCGGCGCGGTGGTCACCGTGAAGGCGGGGAACACCGAGGCGACCGGTTTTGTGGTGTCCGGAGGAGTCCACAGGCAATTCCAGGTCATTACGTGCGCCCACGTGGTGTGGAACGCCCGGGACATCACGGTCACCACCGCGGACGGGCGGGTGTACGGAGCTGAACTCAGGGTGGACTACACCCGACAACAGGACAAAGTCGACTTGGCCCGACTGCTGGTCAATTCCGGCACGGACGCCATCCACGGCATCCCCAGAATACTCATTGACCATTCGGACCCGGTCGAACTCGGCGGACGGGTCTACGCGGCTTTCGGTCCCGCCGCCGGGACCGCGGGTGCAGTGGGTGCGGGCGTGGTCAGCGGCATACACCAGGCAAAGCTTGACGGCAGTTCCTTCCAAGTGTTTGAGATTACGGTGGCTGCTCAGCCCGGGGCCAGCGGTTCGCCGGTGTTCAACGAAGCCGGCCGCGTGATCGGTGTCCTTTTTGCCGGTGTACTTGAAGGCGGGGCGGCGCACAGCTTTGCAATTCCCAGCTTCTACCTGTAA
- the sigK gene encoding RNA polymerase sporulation sigma factor SigK, translating into MLPAVLTVGVVSLINGVLLLLSYITNNSFPQPLSREEEKEYVRRMLAGDDYARNILTERNLRLVAHIMKKYDRTGEDTEDLISIGTIGLIKAINTFDPHKGARLATYAARCIENEILMHLRTAKKTRSEVSLQDPIGVDKEGNEITLIDILGTNPEVVEDKVETHFEQRRLLDKMQKLSRREKKVLALRFGFVDGTRQTQQEIARDLGISRSYVSRIEKRALNKLVKELTPDPVR; encoded by the coding sequence ATGCTGCCCGCCGTCCTCACCGTCGGCGTAGTGTCGTTGATCAACGGTGTCCTGCTGCTGCTCTCCTACATCACCAACAATTCCTTTCCCCAACCCCTTTCCCGCGAGGAAGAAAAGGAATACGTCCGGCGTATGCTGGCCGGTGACGACTACGCCCGGAACATCCTGACCGAGCGCAACCTGCGTCTGGTGGCCCATATTATGAAAAAATACGACCGCACCGGGGAGGACACGGAAGACCTCATTTCCATCGGCACCATCGGCCTCATCAAGGCCATCAACACCTTTGACCCGCACAAGGGCGCGCGCCTGGCCACCTACGCCGCCCGCTGCATCGAAAACGAAATCCTCATGCACCTGCGCACCGCGAAGAAAACCCGTTCCGAAGTCTCCCTGCAGGACCCCATCGGGGTCGACAAGGAAGGAAACGAAATCACCCTGATCGACATCCTGGGCACCAATCCAGAGGTGGTGGAAGATAAAGTGGAGACCCACTTCGAACAGCGCCGCCTGCTGGACAAGATGCAAAAACTGTCGCGGCGGGAGAAAAAGGTGCTGGCCCTGCGCTTCGGCTTCGTGGACGGCACCCGGCAGACCCAGCAGGAAATCGCCCGGGATTTGGGCATTTCCCGGAGTTACGTATCCCGCATTGAAAAACGGGCGCTCAACAAGCTGGTCAAGGAACTAACGCCCGATCCCGTGCGCTAA
- a CDS encoding type IV pilus twitching motility protein PilT, with protein sequence MRIDEILRQACKLGASDVHLTVDSPPAFRLHGALLPLDAPEWQGRPEIDPSYVRALTPADTDRLARQLIAPERYDDFLRAGDLDFAYTIEGMGRFRVNAYKQKGSVALAIRLINSRILSFTELGLPEILADLSRRPRGLVLVTGPAGSGKSTTLASMIDLVNGERHEHIITLEDPIEFIHGHKQCRVNQREIGLDTGSFADALHAALREDPDVILVGEMRDPETVGIALTAAETGHLVLATLHTAGAAQTVDRIIDVFPPHQQRQIRVQLAGAIQGVVAQQLIPRSDKPGRVAAVEIMVGTPAIRNLIREGKTHQISNQIQTGAKYGMQTLDMSLRTLYQNNLISRQEALNRAADPESLRKMMEE encoded by the coding sequence ATGCGGATCGACGAAATCCTGAGGCAGGCCTGCAAGCTCGGGGCCTCGGACGTGCACCTGACGGTGGACAGCCCGCCGGCCTTCCGCCTGCACGGCGCGCTCCTGCCGCTTGATGCTCCGGAATGGCAGGGGCGGCCGGAGATCGACCCTTCGTACGTGCGGGCCCTGACTCCGGCCGATACCGACCGGCTGGCCCGGCAACTCATCGCTCCGGAGCGGTACGATGATTTTCTCCGAGCCGGGGATTTGGACTTTGCGTACACCATCGAGGGCATGGGGCGCTTCCGGGTGAACGCCTACAAGCAAAAGGGCAGCGTGGCGTTGGCCATCCGCCTGATCAACTCCCGGATCCTTTCGTTCACCGAACTCGGCCTGCCGGAGATTCTGGCCGATCTGTCCCGCCGGCCCCGGGGGCTGGTCCTGGTGACCGGTCCGGCCGGGAGCGGCAAGTCAACGACCCTGGCTTCGATGATCGACCTGGTCAATGGTGAGCGGCACGAGCACATCATCACCCTGGAAGACCCGATCGAGTTCATCCACGGGCACAAGCAATGCCGGGTGAACCAGAGGGAGATCGGGCTGGATACCGGCTCCTTCGCCGACGCTCTGCACGCCGCCTTGCGCGAGGACCCCGACGTCATCCTGGTGGGCGAGATGCGCGACCCGGAGACGGTTGGGATCGCCCTGACGGCGGCCGAGACCGGCCATCTGGTTTTGGCCACCCTGCACACCGCCGGCGCCGCCCAGACCGTAGACCGGATCATCGACGTCTTCCCCCCGCATCAGCAGCGGCAGATCCGGGTGCAACTGGCCGGTGCGATCCAGGGCGTAGTGGCGCAGCAGCTCATCCCCCGCAGCGATAAACCGGGACGGGTGGCGGCGGTGGAAATAATGGTGGGCACGCCCGCGATACGCAACCTGATCCGCGAGGGCAAGACCCACCAGATTAGCAACCAGATTCAGACCGGAGCGAAGTACGGCATGCAAACGCTGGATATGAGCCTGCGCACACTCTATCAGAACAACTTGATCAGCCGGCAGGAGGCGCTCAACCGGGCGGCCGACCCGGAAAGCCTCCGGAAGATGATGGAAGAGTAA
- a CDS encoding DUF3307 domain-containing protein, with protein sequence MNLFGWLLVGHLVGDFLLQTRWMAEKKAREWPPLLAHCFVYTAVVALLALPAGGLSPVAVGLVFFSHILLDRRNLTDLWAKSITGTPDSQWLKTMIDQSWHIVILAVATLL encoded by the coding sequence ATGAACTTGTTTGGATGGCTACTGGTCGGGCACCTGGTGGGAGACTTTCTCCTGCAAACCCGCTGGATGGCCGAGAAAAAAGCCCGGGAGTGGCCCCCGCTGCTGGCCCACTGTTTCGTCTACACGGCCGTGGTCGCACTGTTGGCGCTCCCCGCGGGCGGGCTCTCTCCGGTCGCCGTCGGCCTGGTGTTTTTCAGCCACATCCTGCTGGATCGACGCAACCTGACGGATCTATGGGCAAAAAGCATTACCGGAACACCGGACAGCCAGTGGCTGAAAACCATGATCGATCAGTCCTGGCATATCGTCATCCTGGCCGTGGCGACCTTGCTTTAG
- a CDS encoding S-layer homology domain-containing protein — protein MIVVHSLKRLLGFLFVLLMALLFSFATAYAAVPAQQVSPFADVDPAEPNLPFVNYLVSKQIVAGFPDGAFRPAEPLTRAQATALMVRAAGLEAGDIATTTFRDVAPGHWAFQVIGAAERAGYLRGFPDGTFRPNEALTRAQAAALVMRLAGVGVPETPLPVPADLPPGHWGANAIAAGLDAGLVTRLDTDRFAPNEPVTRLEMARALALGVTLSPDTREVPLTGRLVPKKGTVELKRAGETDYRVIDREEAVGKGDWIRTGTGSRAEILFDDGSGLLLQDGVRLGISGARGLTYVQRSGLPGVAVDRLEVDLESGKIFSYLSESYGYRVAPPANPVTIQTGDQRPVQPVLLSQTPTRPAGVPWWKEPTQKRVRVQVNMPFGVAGVRGSTVAFAVLPDGRGEITNLTGDVVAMSGALVVDIPPNFATAIASLGVVEMPEEMTMQQLAAFIELEVREFLERQATVAEENRAAAPGVPPSPEEKILLDEIDEIEEKTLLDEIDEIEEKTLLDEIRDVLKTAATTVEAGRPSPPPDAGGDARGDAGGDAGWGATPPGNGYHEHF, from the coding sequence GTGATCGTCGTGCATTCCTTGAAAAGATTGTTGGGATTTTTGTTTGTTCTACTAATGGCGCTGCTGTTTTCATTTGCTACGGCTTACGCTGCGGTACCGGCCCAACAAGTCTCACCCTTTGCCGACGTGGATCCCGCCGAGCCCAACCTGCCATTCGTTAACTACCTGGTAAGCAAGCAGATCGTCGCCGGCTTCCCGGACGGCGCTTTCCGGCCGGCGGAACCCCTGACCCGCGCCCAGGCCACTGCGCTGATGGTCCGGGCGGCCGGGCTGGAAGCCGGGGATATCGCCACCACTACCTTCCGTGACGTTGCGCCGGGCCACTGGGCCTTTCAGGTCATCGGCGCCGCCGAACGGGCCGGCTACCTGAGGGGCTTTCCCGACGGCACTTTCCGGCCCAACGAAGCCCTGACCCGGGCCCAAGCCGCCGCCCTGGTGATGCGGCTGGCCGGTGTCGGCGTGCCGGAAACGCCCCTGCCCGTGCCGGCCGACCTTCCGCCCGGCCATTGGGGGGCCAATGCCATCGCTGCCGGGCTTGACGCCGGCCTGGTCACCCGGCTTGACACCGACCGCTTTGCGCCCAACGAACCCGTTACCCGCCTGGAGATGGCCCGCGCCCTGGCCCTGGGCGTCACCCTGAGCCCGGACACCCGCGAGGTGCCCCTTACCGGGCGGCTGGTGCCCAAGAAAGGCACCGTCGAACTGAAGAGGGCCGGAGAGACTGATTACCGGGTGATTGACAGGGAAGAGGCGGTCGGCAAGGGTGACTGGATTCGGACCGGAACCGGCAGCCGAGCGGAAATCCTGTTCGACGACGGCAGCGGCTTGCTTTTGCAGGATGGCGTCCGCCTCGGGATTAGCGGGGCGCGGGGTCTAACCTACGTACAGCGCAGCGGCTTGCCGGGCGTGGCCGTGGACCGGCTGGAAGTGGACCTCGAGAGCGGGAAGATCTTCAGCTACCTGTCCGAAAGCTACGGCTACCGGGTTGCTCCGCCGGCTAACCCGGTCACCATCCAGACCGGCGACCAGAGACCCGTCCAGCCGGTCCTGCTCTCCCAAACGCCCACCCGGCCTGCAGGCGTACCCTGGTGGAAAGAGCCGACGCAGAAACGCGTGCGGGTTCAGGTGAACATGCCGTTCGGCGTGGCCGGTGTCCGCGGGAGCACGGTGGCCTTCGCCGTCCTGCCCGACGGCCGCGGGGAGATCACCAACCTGACCGGCGACGTGGTGGCGATGTCCGGCGCCCTCGTCGTCGACATCCCGCCGAACTTCGCTACGGCGATCGCCTCCCTCGGCGTGGTGGAAATGCCCGAAGAAATGACCATGCAACAGTTGGCGGCTTTTATTGAACTAGAAGTCCGGGAGTTTCTGGAGCGCCAGGCCACGGTGGCCGAAGAGAACCGGGCCGCCGCGCCTGGCGTGCCGCCGTCTCCGGAAGAAAAGATCTTGCTGGATGAAATCGATGAAATCGAAGAAAAGACCTTGCTGGATGAAATCGATGAAATCGAAGAAAAGACCTTGCTGGATGAAATCCGCGACGTGCTCAAGACGGCGGCGACGACGGTGGAAGCCGGCAGACCCTCTCCGCCGCCTGATGCCGGAGGGGATGCCAGAGGGGACGCCGGAGGGGATGCCGGATGGGGCGCGACACCGCCAGGCAACGGCTACCACGAGCATTTTTGA
- the aroE gene encoding shikimate dehydrogenase — protein MVDASMDNTMEVEARAVEVSAGGRAMVDAGTRMVVLLGHPVHHSYSPAMQNAAFRAAGLNLVYLAAAVPPERLVAAVAAVAALDMPGANVTVPHKERVTSFLDEVVPEARLLGAVNTIVHRDGRLVGHNTDGTGFLRALREAGYDARGEAAVVLGAGGAARAVALSLAMEGAKEVVVFNRSADRAQQLAALVRERGGERAEALSWEALEKQSREARSAFARAGLVVQTTSLGMSPRPEDGPPVPPEWMSANHLAYDLVYNPSETAFLRMARQAGARTAGGAGMLLHQGAAAFELWTGREAPIGVMKQALEACLG, from the coding sequence ATGGTCGACGCTAGCATGGACAATACGATGGAGGTAGAGGCCCGGGCGGTGGAAGTTTCAGCAGGAGGCCGCGCCATGGTCGACGCCGGCACCCGGATGGTGGTCCTGCTGGGTCATCCGGTGCACCACAGCTATTCGCCCGCGATGCAGAACGCCGCCTTCCGGGCGGCGGGCCTGAACCTGGTCTATTTGGCCGCCGCGGTGCCGCCCGAGCGGCTGGTGGCGGCGGTGGCGGCGGTGGCGGCCCTGGACATGCCAGGGGCGAACGTGACTGTGCCGCACAAGGAACGGGTGACCTCCTTTCTGGACGAGGTCGTCCCGGAGGCCCGCCTGCTCGGGGCCGTGAACACCATCGTGCACCGCGACGGCCGCCTGGTCGGCCACAACACCGACGGGACCGGTTTTCTGCGTGCGCTCCGGGAGGCCGGGTACGACGCCCGGGGAGAGGCGGCCGTGGTCCTGGGCGCGGGAGGGGCGGCGCGCGCCGTGGCGCTCAGCCTGGCCATGGAGGGCGCCAAAGAGGTCGTTGTTTTCAACCGGAGTGCGGACCGTGCGCAACAACTTGCCGCGCTGGTGCGGGAGCGGGGTGGCGAGCGGGCGGAGGCCTTGAGCTGGGAGGCGCTGGAGAAGCAAAGCCGCGAAGCGCGGTCGGCCTTTGCGCGGGCGGGGCTGGTCGTGCAGACCACCTCCCTGGGGATGTCCCCGCGCCCGGAGGACGGTCCGCCCGTCCCGCCGGAATGGATGTCCGCCAATCATCTGGCGTACGACCTGGTGTACAACCCGTCCGAGACCGCCTTTTTGAGGATGGCGCGTCAAGCCGGGGCCCGGACCGCCGGCGGGGCCGGAATGCTCCTTCACCAGGGTGCCGCGGCCTTCGAGCTCTGGACCGGCCGGGAAGCGCCGATCGGGGTAATGAAACAGGCCCTGGAGGCCTGTCTTGGGTAA
- a CDS encoding HD domain-containing phosphohydrolase, producing the protein MDRRVQIPEQHWRVILETSLLLNSQLELDRLLDLVLEKAIEVVEAEAGTLWLVEDDGFLVPVVARGPKADALKGLRLEPGEGMAGQVVADNKPRLVEDVRRDPAWAKRFDQATGFATVSLLCIPLRARREVIGCLQLVNKRGQRQFSPYDQEIAMAFAGQAAIALENSRLYTWQNQLLNSLIRVLASALDARDQYTRGHSERVSRYSVLAAREMGLNAADLEMLERVALLHDVGKIGIRDAVLLQEGPLDQEKWQIMKSHTEIGARILAGVKPAHLAGKMYEGALCHQERHDGGGYPRGLKGGEIPLFARLIAAADAFDAITTDRPYRKGASFSKALEEIDRCAGAQFDPEVAQAFVRAIKKEYGLE; encoded by the coding sequence ATGGACAGGCGAGTTCAAATCCCGGAACAACACTGGCGGGTAATCCTGGAAACGAGCCTTTTGCTTAATTCCCAACTGGAACTGGACAGGCTGCTGGACCTGGTGCTGGAGAAAGCCATTGAAGTGGTGGAGGCGGAGGCCGGCACCCTCTGGCTGGTGGAGGATGATGGTTTTCTGGTGCCGGTGGTGGCGCGGGGGCCCAAGGCCGACGCCCTCAAGGGGCTCCGCCTGGAGCCCGGGGAGGGAATGGCCGGGCAGGTGGTGGCCGATAACAAGCCGCGGCTGGTGGAGGACGTGCGCCGGGATCCGGCCTGGGCCAAGAGGTTCGACCAGGCCACCGGATTTGCCACCGTGTCCCTGCTGTGCATCCCCCTGCGCGCGCGCCGGGAAGTGATCGGTTGTCTGCAACTGGTCAACAAGCGGGGCCAACGGCAGTTTAGTCCGTACGACCAGGAGATTGCCATGGCCTTTGCCGGGCAGGCCGCCATTGCTCTCGAGAACAGCCGCCTGTACACTTGGCAGAACCAGTTGCTGAACAGTCTGATCAGAGTTCTGGCGTCCGCTTTGGACGCCCGCGATCAGTATACCCGCGGCCATTCGGAGCGGGTCAGCCGGTACTCAGTGCTGGCCGCCCGGGAGATGGGACTGAATGCGGCGGATCTGGAGATGCTGGAGCGGGTGGCGCTCCTGCACGACGTCGGGAAGATCGGTATCCGGGACGCCGTACTTCTGCAGGAGGGGCCCCTGGACCAGGAGAAGTGGCAGATTATGAAGAGCCACACCGAAATCGGGGCCCGCATCCTGGCCGGCGTAAAGCCCGCGCACCTGGCCGGGAAGATGTACGAGGGGGCGCTGTGCCACCAGGAGCGGCATGACGGAGGCGGTTACCCCCGGGGACTGAAGGGCGGGGAAATCCCTTTGTTCGCCCGGCTCATCGCCGCCGCGGACGCTTTCGACGCCATTACCACCGACCGCCCCTACCGCAAGGGCGCGAGCTTTTCAAAGGCCCTGGAGGAGATCGACCGCTGTGCCGGCGCCCAGTTTGACCCGGAGGTGGCGCAAGCGTTTGTCCGGGCGATCAAGAAGGAGTATGGGCTGGAATAG
- the mobAB gene encoding bifunctional molybdenum cofactor guanylyltransferase MobA/molybdopterin-guanine dinucleotide biosynthesis adaptor protein MobB, with translation MNRGRYSAAVLAGGKNSRISAPKAFLDVGGKPIIQRVLDELKPHFGEIMIIANEDAGYAGLGVPVYPDLIPGRGPLSGIHAALVHAAHPCTFVVACDMPFVDGRLALVVAEAAEGWDCAVPKAGKHPEPLFAAYTKGCLPTVGECLAQNRLKVMDLLSRLRVNYVEEDLVALTGPGDIFFNVNNPQDLSQARSLAQPGGSRPETGVSGRPPLFCVVGTSNSGKTLLVTRLVREFRERGFRVGTVKHCPHGADMDVSGKDSWQHSRAGAELAMVTTPGRLALFRELPAELSLEEVAAHFRGLDLLIVEGYKHLDHPKVLVRSDRNWPGNPQGLFALVGPGLPEFDLPVYDPEDVGGLAGAVLNRLGLVRPPVGGK, from the coding sequence TTGAACCGCGGCCGATATTCCGCGGCCGTGCTGGCCGGGGGCAAGAACTCACGGATAAGCGCGCCCAAAGCCTTTCTGGACGTGGGCGGCAAGCCGATCATCCAGCGGGTGCTGGATGAACTGAAGCCCCATTTCGGCGAGATAATGATCATCGCCAATGAGGACGCCGGCTATGCCGGCCTGGGGGTGCCCGTGTACCCGGACCTCATCCCGGGGCGGGGTCCGCTGAGCGGCATTCACGCGGCGCTCGTCCATGCGGCCCACCCCTGCACTTTTGTGGTGGCATGTGATATGCCGTTTGTCGACGGCCGTCTGGCCCTGGTGGTGGCCGAGGCGGCCGAGGGCTGGGATTGTGCGGTGCCCAAGGCCGGAAAGCACCCGGAACCACTGTTTGCGGCCTACACGAAGGGCTGCCTGCCGACGGTGGGCGAGTGCCTGGCGCAAAACCGCCTGAAGGTGATGGATTTATTGTCCCGGCTGCGGGTAAATTACGTCGAAGAAGACTTGGTGGCCTTGACGGGGCCGGGGGATATCTTCTTTAATGTGAATAACCCGCAGGACCTGAGTCAGGCGCGCTCACTCGCCCAACCGGGCGGTTCCCGGCCGGAAACCGGAGTCTCGGGGCGGCCGCCTCTTTTTTGTGTGGTCGGCACCTCAAATTCCGGCAAGACCCTGCTGGTGACCCGGCTGGTGCGGGAGTTCCGGGAGCGGGGTTTCCGGGTGGGTACGGTGAAGCACTGCCCGCACGGCGCCGACATGGACGTGTCCGGGAAGGATTCGTGGCAGCATTCGCGGGCCGGGGCCGAACTGGCGATGGTGACCACGCCCGGCCGCTTGGCCCTGTTCCGGGAATTGCCGGCCGAGTTGTCCCTGGAGGAGGTCGCGGCGCACTTCCGGGGCCTGGACCTGCTCATCGTGGAAGGTTACAAGCATCTGGACCATCCCAAGGTGCTGGTCCGGTCCGACCGGAATTGGCCGGGCAACCCGCAGGGGTTGTTCGCGCTCGTTGGTCCGGGCCTGCCGGAATTCGACCTGCCGGTTTACGATCCGGAGGATGTCGGCGGCTTGGCTGGCGCGGTGCTGAACCGCTTGGGTTTAGTCCGGCCGCCGGTTGGAGGTAAGTGA
- a CDS encoding YqeG family HAD IIIA-type phosphatase — protein MSLLRLLFPDLYVPTIFDVDPEYLRRRGIRGLIFDLDNTILERGGKALPQEVLDWFEVLKAQGFKIAIVSNSRSRKAEGMAASHGIPAVFRAVKPRRRPFLKAIGLMGLTRRETAVVGDQIFTDVVGGNRLGLFTILINPLPGKEFVGTTLFSRQLEKLLLPRIWNRHGFSKRPRHGRR, from the coding sequence GTGAGCTTGCTCCGTCTCTTGTTTCCGGACCTTTATGTGCCGACCATTTTTGACGTCGACCCCGAATACCTCCGCCGCCGGGGGATTCGGGGGCTGATTTTCGACCTGGACAACACCATCCTGGAGCGCGGGGGAAAAGCCCTGCCCCAGGAGGTGCTGGACTGGTTTGAGGTGCTCAAAGCGCAGGGCTTCAAGATTGCGATCGTGTCCAACAGCCGCTCCCGCAAGGCCGAGGGGATGGCGGCGTCCCACGGGATTCCGGCCGTCTTTCGGGCGGTGAAGCCGCGGCGCCGGCCGTTTTTGAAAGCGATCGGTCTGATGGGGCTCACCCGCCGGGAGACGGCGGTGGTGGGCGACCAGATATTCACGGATGTGGTGGGCGGTAACCGCCTGGGGCTTTTCACCATTCTGATCAATCCGTTGCCGGGCAAAGAGTTTGTCGGCACCACCCTTTTCAGCCGCCAGTTGGAGAAGCTGTTGCTGCCCCGCATCTGGAACCGCCACGGTTTCAGCAAAAGGCCGCGCCATGGTCGACGCTAG